In Solanum lycopersicum chromosome 5, SLM_r2.1, the following are encoded in one genomic region:
- the LOC138348455 gene encoding uncharacterized protein: MDFLISNPSFTVDHCKKKKPLQHLIYDYGAADDAPNITLVSDKDIDEQKSFHRFAGDRINNLLGSIDGVFFIEGEIGDDILCALWNPANREVRYLPGAPISFEWFALGRHLVFGLEPITKDYKVLYYNECEEYAAIYSCSMDSWKFFKHNTYVFENTSRCEQNMYNTADYLNGCYYWLLNERNNKYRILSFDFGNEAFAKMEGPPRGNEDYTWSGTLMLLGDSLGILNFVEGCINDVWVMIQPGVWNKFLTFHLTTRTKSFYDNCFICVTKSSRLASYNVVTNKTRLLEYRHPGLKSNPACGGCGVYYYKESLVKIKRQGNSELHLNRCFTKMSNKH; encoded by the exons atggattt TCTTATCAGTAACCCTAGCTTCACTGTAGACCACTGTAAGAAGAAGAAACCTTTGCAACACTTGATTTATGATTATGGTGCGGCCGATGATGCTCCTAATATCACTTTGGTTTCTGATAAGGATATAGATGAACAAAAAAGTTTCCACAGGTTTGCTGGAGATCGTATTAATAACTTGTTAGGTTCTATCGATGGCGTGTTTTTCATAGAAGGAGAAATTGGTGATGACATTTTGTGTGCATTATGGAATCCAGCTAATAGAGAGGTGAGATACCTCCCTGGCGCACCAATTAGCTTTGAATGGTTTGCACTTGGTCGTCATTTGGTGTTCGGATTAGAGCCTATAACCAAGGATTATAAAGTGCTTTATTATAATGAATGTGAAGAATATGCAGCGATCTACTCATGTTCTATGGATTCATGGAAATTCTTCAAACATAACACATACGTATTTGAAAATACTAGTAGGTGTGAACAAAACATGTATAATACTGCTGATTATTTGAATGGATGTTATTATTGGTTGTTAAACGAGAggaataataaatatagaattCTTTCGTTTGACTTtggaaatgaggcgtttgcAAAGATGGAAGGTCCACCACGTGGTAACGAGGATTATACTTGGTCGGGAACTCTGATGTTGCTTGGTGACTCCCTTGGCATCTTGAACTTTGTTGAGGGTTGTATTAATGATGTATGGGTAATGATACAACCTGGCGTTTGGAACAAATTCCTGACCTTTCATCTCACTACGCGTACTAAGTCATTTTATGACAATTGTTTTATTTGTGTAACTAAAAGTTCACGACTGGCCTCCTATAATGTTGTGACAAACAAGACGAGGCTCCTTGAATATCGTCATCCGGGCCTGAAGTCAAATCCGGCGTGTGGTGGATGTGGGGTTTACTATTATAAAGAGAGTTTAGTAAAAATTAAACGACAAGGGAATAGTGAGCTTCATCTCAATCGTTGTTTCACAAAAATGTCGAACAAACATTAA